One Drosophila teissieri strain GT53w chromosome X, Prin_Dtei_1.1, whole genome shotgun sequence genomic window, TCCTTCGCCTGGAAGCCCATCGCAGTTAGCGGCGGCAGCGGGATTGGTGGCGGCACTGCCGCCTACAGCCTCAAGCAGTCGCATCCGGGGGCGGCGAGCAGTAGCCATGAAATATCCACTAGCTTCTCGCAGTTCGGCGGCGACAAGGAGACGCCCGAGGTCGAGGacgagctgctgctgggccgCGCTGCCATCGTGAACGGCGTCGATTCCAGTGCAGCGGTTTCCCATCCAATTAGCTTTACGGACCACCTGGAGGACCAGTACGAGTCGTACAGCATCGAGGACGAGGCCCCCAAGGAGCCGCTGGCGTTCCCGCGAACTCCACTCTACGGCTCCGATCGCTGCAGCGTCAAGAAGTTTGCCTTCAACCAGGACGGCGAGGTGGAGTACGGCAATCCGATGCCGGAACTGGACCAGTTCACCATCTGCTTTTGGATGCGGTTCACCAACCACAGCGGCGACCACGTCCTCTTGACCTACGAGGGTAAGTGAGTGGGGCTGGGTGGGCTGTGGGCTGTGGGTTATGGGTAGTGGGTTGTGGTGGGAATCAGCCTCTCACCGTGACTTGCTTCAGCGGCAAGCTGAACGAGACAACGGCTGCACAATGGTCACTGGGCGAATGCTGTTGCATAAGCGGACAACGGGAGACTGTTGACGGACGTCGATCTTTTGATGGGCCACCGCTCCAGCGCTCCAGCGAGACCTTCGCTGTGGgcaatgaaattttatttgtaaatttttgtGGGCCACGCTCCGGCAATCGCACCTGGCTGCCGACTGCGAGTCAGTGGCTGGCTGCGAAAGTGAAAGGAAGCCCACTTCCTGATGCAAGTCAGCACCCAGTTTGATGGTCAgctatgatgatgatgctggcGAAGTTTATGACGTTGGAGTTAGCTGATGTGGGAGGAGAAGTGCTGCTGCACAATGCCGCCTTCAAGAttcgctttgttttctttccaacgtcttgaatatttttggctATGTTCAACTGCCCCAGGTCGTCGACGATGCCACCGCTGCTCTTGgagctgctggtgttgctggtgttgttgatgctgttgatgttgttgtctGCGTTGTTGTCGTTGCGGTCGCATTACATAAGCGATAATTTACCTGTTTCCAGTTGGATGTCGTCGGCATTGTTGGTGTCGCACTCTCAGCTGTAGCAGCTTAAGCCAATGCTGAAGCTATCGCTTAAACTGAcgctgaagctgaagctgtagCGGCGGGCCTTAGCATTTGACATAATTCCAGAGCGCCAACTCAAGTAGCGGGCCATGGCGATGGCGATCAGCGATCAGCAGCCAAGCTTCCGGATAGGAAGTGCTTTGCTCGCAGCCGGTGCTCAATTGGTGattcatatttaaatgtatgcaTATCACACATGCTGGCAGCGTAACAGGATTTGCCGCATGCCGGTTGTATAACCAACCGTCTAGCTGCTCGCTTGGCTGGGTTTCCTGTTGGCATCTGGGGGGATTCCTCGTGGTTTGCGATGATGACTAGTTGGCTAGCGAAAAGTTCTGGCCACCGAATAGTAGTAGTTAGGTAGTTGGGTAGTGGGGAATGCAGCGCCACTCAGTTTCGCAATCTGAGCTAGCTGACTAGCCATCGGCCGTTGCCATTATTGGCATGAAAGCGAGTCTCAAAGCCAATCTGATCCACTTATGCATCCACATGCACATTCGCACTTACAGCTGGAAAGGAACCACGCGAGGTGCAAATCTGGGTCGCAAATGCGCAGAATTCCAGTTTCCTTTCGATGGCCATAAAAGGTCAGCAAATGTACAGGTGAGTCGAGACGCAACCATCCATCCACCGACCGATCGATCAATCCAGCGTCAATCCGTCCAATCTTTATCGTTTCTGCTCAAGACTGAACTACCCGCTGAAAATGCGCCAGTGGCATCACATGTGCAGCTCGTGGAATGGCAAGACGGGCGAGTGGCAGGCCTGGCTGAAGGCAGAACGCATTGGGCGTGGCTTCCACAACTCGGTGAGTGCGCGCGATTTGACTCCAATTACGCATATTGCGAAATGCCCTGCTCGCGTTTTCACTTTCGACGTGCGAATGTCAGATGCTACAATCTCAAATCTCAAATCTCCATCTTTATCTCCACTTAACCGCTACAGTTGGTGGGACATAAAATCCCAGCGAACGGCAAGCTGCGTTCCGGCGGCAGTTCGGTCACCGGTGAGGTGAGCCACGGCCTCCACTTCGAGATGACGCTCGTCCAGGTCTATCGGGTGGCGCTCAGCGCCGGCAAGGCGCATCGCGACCACAAGCACCACCATGTCCACCACTTTGATCACGAGGGCCAGGAGCTCTCTAGCACCACTCGTGCCCCGCCCTCGGTAAGTGCTTAACCAGTGCCCAAGGAGACAGTATAACACTCCTGCTCTCCCGCTTTCCATCCAGATTAATCGTCCTCAGCCGATGCACACGCTGCTCGCCA contains:
- the LOC122624499 gene encoding uncharacterized protein LOC122624499 — translated: MAQRLPLTLLGVLLLNAAASFAWKPIAVSGGSGIGGGTAAYSLKQSHPGAASSSHEISTSFSQFGGDKETPEVEDELLLGRAAIVNGVDSSAAVSHPISFTDHLEDQYESYSIEDEAPKEPLAFPRTPLYGSDRCSVKKFAFNQDGEVEYGNPMPELDQFTICFWMRFTNHSGDHVLLTYEAGKEPREVQIWVANAQNSSFLSMAIKGQQMYRLNYPLKMRQWHHMCSSWNGKTGEWQAWLKAERIGRGFHNSLVGHKIPANGKLRSGGSSVTGEVSHGLHFEMTLVQVYRVALSAGKAHRDHKHHHVHHFDHEGQELSSTTRAPPSINRPQPMHTLLASGQIPTRVRINLANPPPTASGAPAPAPGAAGAPTDPAQQAITINTNFVNGQINAGSRLVAQQLLGLSPPSGLQPGGGGKRFQMLSNSANVQFIDETETHIQFKREADATKKVQKRGLVLLDDGSVVDDGAGSGTDSSLIYNGLADFGGQQFKQDLTLKMNLEEEISTHDREPAEEEVRAVMSICSSCHTEPFQGAIVFSWKDVREHMNNALKGLSVGPCGNF